agttctccttcgtcaaaaacaatctgtgcatttaatttggataacaaatctcttcctaagaagggtACCGGACATactggtacatacaaaaattcatgtgtaattatcttatttccaaatttcaaatccaggggttgcaggaatggcctgttgttgttccaatttttcctttacaggtatttaataaaaaaatgtcgcttctgtatccactcccaacctcacaatttaaacaacatttttttccactttcttattatcagaagttacagccattaccaaattatctcCAATtgttagcttacattcatcctgccaatcctttctttgtcttaagtaaaaaaaaacaaatccacatctggcattttattccatttcccttctcttttacaatacagcattaactgcaaaatagtgttataattcagtgtcccattgGTGGGCCACTTTTCGTGATCATCCAatatatacaaaggccaccagttattacaatactcaaattattacaaactcaatcatctggctcttttgcagatcatcctgtaaatttccccaatgtgccaataaacatcccaacaaagaatttttcgggattttgtcatttacagcaagattacccatgcttttacttttaaacaaccaagttaacttagttgccatggtgtaattactcacagtacaatacacaattattcaactctgtcactccgatccgcggatccacactCCCACTCGCTTTCGTTCTCAATTATACGTCTgacccttacagccacactcacactttcccacagttactttaaacaaacatataacacaatattatacctcttaattttcttcttaatacacaaactcacaaaacaacaaagaacaccaaaaacttcttctaacttcttgttagaggcactaccttagagaacactatagcgtatagtttctcttgtctccgcttttgtccaaccctgcaatagctttcgcttatgtcttacgggcagacgcctaggcttccacttccacaaggatccttttagtccaaccctgcaatagctttcgcttatgtcttacgggcagactcctagtcctaccctgcgcagctctttcaccgcgtctgacaggcagacttactcagtgggactccaacccactggtgggactTCCTCCCACTCTTTCCCATACaattattatagtgggactcctacccacttcctctagtgcacgcacttactacaattaaaaaaagaagtgtcttacccaaaaatccagggaacgtcgcgaagagccttacggatcggggatcgatgggtgtccccgagaaatcctcggtgccggccggaaccgatcaggtccccgactcctccggtctccttcagcgaggtcccatctgggtcgccaaaactgttaccgaaatctcggactgaagaacttatcgacaccaatgtgatgtagataagcagacacttctttattgacggccgggtgcgtgagcgagtcctctcacgatcaacgcaagccaggtcccaaaatcagattccatagatataacttattcatacatattcattaattattcatacataatcataacatttcccgtaaatcatttacatactctcctcctatatccgattgtgcgcagtagagcttagaaaggtctagaaatgggtctggggtacgatttgggtaggtggtgtatgagtcggtggtcgcgatctccccctgccggaattaccttttactgaagttcacagtttcttggcaggtaaccacaagctgttccagtcgactctccccagttcccattcatctcatattctgacatttcagtacacctctgcgtacagaagactggttaaatacaaagaaacctttcaaccctaaagttattacctaagttttaacgatggttccagccccttcttctagccttggtacaggacgtacagaagatctcatagcagcttttactgtgcaactaagagtttcattaaaaatatttcttatccttctatttttcaattttataaaatgattttataaaatcaattaatcaatcaaataaagtcaatcaatcttaacttattaacaaatcgataacatgtcttcattgcctttcactaaaattcctctttcctgtgaaaccagttgtgtttgtgggtttgggatcttttttttctttcctccccttgttCAGGGAGCAGTAGCCCAGCACAgttccactttatttttttctggtggtgttacAACAGACATTGTGCAGTCCTCCTAACGCTTTGTCCATCAGtaatgctttcacttttttcttgttcctgttttaagagacactattgttttctttctaagggcTGTATTTCTGTTATGTCCTTCATGATGAGTgaattcaaagtactttcaaTGGCATAATACACTTTGtagtgtaattttgtgaaaatgcttctctatgaattacaaaaaagatttcattttctattatttcagaGGTAAACCCTGAATTAATCAATCTTGGATgtggtgtttctgtcttctagaaATACGTGaagcttaactttgtttttataggttgagaaggaaaaagcaaagaaagatgttCAAAAGTGCAGGCGgtggcaaaacaggaatgtgTGGATAAATTAATTAACATCACTAATcggcaaatgaaacaaaagattactgtaaggaagaatgactgtttgaaaatggagaatgaaaacacgatagaagaaaaagacaaaaagattttttcatttggggagagctcaaaattattaaaatgccAGTGAAAGGGTAAGCTAAGGAAATAATCTCTAATTCTTATTTGTAGTACTATGTAAGTGTCTTAGGTTTTCTGATACTGTGGTAGTTGAAGTAGTTTCCTCAGTGGTGAAAGCCATAGTGAGTAGTccactgcttttcaaaaagtgaagaaaatttcttcTTAGAAAACACTAAGCTCATGATGGAGGTTCAAATTTGTGGCCTGctctaaaaaaaagaaaaggaaaaaagaaaagaaaaaaaaaacccatccaaaTTCCTGTGATTTCCTTGTCAATACTGAGGCAAAATGCATCTTtgaaaccagaaagaaaagcagactggaaaaagcagttatttttgtaggaaatggccacctagaaaagaaaagtaggaactTGGGGTTTGCTACTACTCCCTTTTCTAGGTGATTTTAGTGATCTCCGTGcagttggtgttttccttttcattaagttaataTGCCCTTTGTCAGGAGAGggtgatttgaagaatcagtcagcagTGTGCAGgcgagcggaggttatctttattcggcagcgctgggtgcatgggggatcgcgccaccaaagtcatgcacccCGAGGtgacttttcagtcccccctttaTACAAGCTACTCAGACCTATTCATGAGTTTTCCAAGAAATggtttacatattcattacaattctgagaattcatttacatatctcatGCCTGcacaatgtccttgaggagttgtctctgCGCAGACTCTATTCCTCAGGggccatgtttaaagtctttgtcttcgccacgttgcatgtacaacaggaatctaagacagAACGTCCCTTCTGaagataaccaacccaaggccttagcagtctgtgcatccGTCATGTGGCAgtaagggtccttggacatcTCCCGACTTTTAACTAAACGTAGGTGcgtcatcctttagataagtggtacagcattcgCTATTCAGAGTTCCCGTTGTTTGTCAGGCAGCACCAGTCCCGCTGTGTCACCACATTTCCTTCTCAACCTGGACTTGGGACAGAGACCAGTCCTGCAGACACCTCGGCAAGGAGGAGCCCTTGATGAGGACGACGACGAGCCGCTTTTGGGTGAGCTCAGAGCTGACTGAAACACAAGCGAAAAGCCCCAGCTCAAACCAGGCcgctttgcttttcttggaaGTCACAAAGCTTCGCTCTGGTGGGTCTCTTTGCATCGGAAACCCTTGTGCTCCCAACGCTGTGACCTGTGTGGGTGCCAAGTCAGAGCAGTCCGTCGCCGCCTGCCTTTGAATTCAAGGTTTGAACCGCGCAGTGTGGCCAGAGCGGGCACATGCTGCGAGAGGTCACGGACCACCATTTCCCTGGCCCTGCGGCTGAGCCAGCGCAGCCCGCTGCTGTGCCGGGAGCGGTGGGGACAGTGCCGCTCTGTCCCCACACAGctgcccagagctcaggggagggggcggcctGGAAGCGCCTGGGCTCCAGCGGCCGGCCAGAGAAAGCCCCCCCAGTTCTCTCGGGGGAAGTGACTGACATGTGCAGGGTTTCTCCTGCTCGGACTGCAACAAGTTTCCCAGGAAGCTCCCCAAGGCGTGGGCGTTTGGGTCTGAAGCCCCCCGGGCCGAGAGCAGGCGCTGCCAGGGAGCTAGAGCCCGCGGCAGGCTGGCCGTCACTCAGCAGGCAGGTGAACCTGCTTCCCCGCGCCCCACTCCATCCACCTCCGCCAGCTCTTACTTCCAGcctgctccccccgccccgtaCCCCCATCCTTTCCCCCCGTgcggcagctgcagcaggcgcGTACCAGCCTCCCGAGCCCCCGGCTGACGCGGGGCACTGGCACGCTCAGCCGGCAGCGCTGGCCCCGCTGCAGGAGGGCTAGTCCGCAGGCTGCAGAGGAGTCACTCACTGACCCAGGGAAGGGAAAGCCCATTTGTTTAGGCTGTTTGAATTTGGCACGCACAGAACATATCCCAGTAACGCACGGGAGGCTaaggggtttggtttggttttttctttcttcttcttcttctctaCAGACATACAGGAAAACTCTGTGCAACTCCCATGTACACACTGCACAAAGGAAACAGCTTTAAGCAACCACCGGTGAAACGTGGAAGCCTTTTAAGATCTCTGGAGCTGGCACAGGAATGCTTTCTACCCCCCATACAAAAGGCATTTCAGTTTCAGGTCAGACTGTCTAGGTGGTATTTCCATGCATTTCTACAGAATTAAAGAAGCTAACAGACAAAAAGCCCAGATCAAGCCATATTAGTCAGGCTGATTGGTTCTACCACGTTAGATCAATAGTGATTATGAACAAACGGACCAAGTGACCAAAGACTGGGGCTGAGAATACCACTTTTTGAGATGTGGTTTCTTTTCACTGTACTACCCATAGAACTGGAGCACTCTGATAGAAGTATCGGCATTTGTAGACGCCTCAGAAGCATCTGACCCGCTAGTAAGTGTGTATTAGAGAAACGAAGGTAGTTCTAAATTAAACTATGTCAACAGAAAAGTAGTTGATAGAATCCCTCAGGCTGAAGGAGAACTCAAGGCACTTCATAACAAGAACACTGAACCTCTAGAACAAGTGAACCTTTAAATATTATTACTGCACCGTGAGTTTACAAGAGTGGATTAGGACTATTTCTCCAGAAAAATGTGTCTATTTTATGTCTGTTTCACTTCAGGATTGGCCTTTATTAGTACTGCTCTGCAACTGCTAGCACTAAGAATTTAACCCAGTTTTTGTGCCAACAGGTTGTTTTAGCCTAACTTTCACTacaggttttcagttctgtataAAGTGGTTACAGGGGAAACTGTTTCTGAGTTTGGCCATTTGACCAGCAGCCTCAAAAAGACtgactgaattttgctttttacaacTCGGAAAATTAAGAACAGGAACCAGTTTGTTctcacacccccaccccacccccacccccctttcaTCCCATGACACATTGACACTTTGCAGCGTTGGACCAACATTTTTGGAGACCTTTAGCGTTAATCCATTGGGGACAGTATTGGGCTGCTGGACAACCAATGCAAATATTAATAAACCAAGAGAAATCCTTAGATTTGATTTGTTGAGGGTCATTTGTACGTACGAGCTACATCTCCAAAATGTGCTTTATTCTACCAACAGCTTCCCTGCATTAGTGAAACCCTTGCCTAGAATGGTTGCTTTACATAACTGATCTATTAAAACATGGAATGCCTGTAGAGTTGTGGCACTGCATGACATCTACACGGGACTTGCTTCAAAAGCTACGACCAGGGAGCCTCCTGGCTTCTCAGCAGTGCAAGCTCGGGGCAGGTCCTCTGGCCCATTTGCTTGGCATTCGTGCTTTATTAGTTCATTAGAACACTAGtattctccttaaaaaaacacacaacacaaCAACAGGAGGCATTCCTTTCTCATGAAGTAGAAGACGCAAGGATCTGTGTTCCCAGACACAGGAGAAAGCACTCTAAGCAGCTGGCGTCTGCTCTGTAATTAACTGACCACTGTTAATCACCAGCCATTTCAGACTTTCTACAAAAAGGAGCGCCAAATTCTTCTCCCTAGCTCCTGGTTGTTCTGTATGCACCAGGCAGGTCTCGCTTCTCTGCAGCACCGCTCCCATCAAAGAGCCAGCGACCTTTCTTCTGAAGTTGGTGAGCACAAGCTCTCCGAAGTGTGGAGAAATGCTGCAGTGCCTTCtggtcccctctgccccctccgCTAGCATCAGCACAGGTGACTCCAAAGCAGAGAGGGCTTCCCCTGCCCTTCCACTTGGGAAAAGCATCCTTGTTTCCCCTGCCAGGCCCACAGAAGCCATTTGGCAATCTCTTCCTCACTCCCTCCTCTACCTCCAGCTAGCTGGGGCGTCTGTAGAAGCACCCTCCAGAAAGGGGGTGGCCAATCATGATGGACAGCCCCCCCCAGGGCTTGCCAGAGGGCggccccaggctctgcccccacccccacccctagTCTTACTTGCTCTCCATCTGACTTCTGATCTGGCAGAAGGCATCGCTCAGGATGGagttctcctgctgcaggcgAGCCAGCTGCGTGTCGGGGCcattctccagctgctcctgcagggtgCGGATCTAGGGAGAGACCAACAGGGGTTGATgccgctgctgccagcccctcgGCTCTCCCCTGAGGAGCCCACTCCATGGGCAAGAGGGACTGGCAAGGAAGCCACAGCGAGgtgtctgtgctgctgacagCCCCTGCGGCTGCTGCATCCCGTGAGGATGCTCCCACATCCCTCTTCTAGCGTGAGCACCACGGCTCAGGAGCACTGCGGGGCTCTCGCCCCTCCCCGAGGCTCTGGCCCCCTCGCCCACCTCGGTCTTCTCCAAAAgaccaggcagctgccaccgAGGGCCAGCCGGCAGCCAGCggaggaagctgcagagcaccgCGTGGGGCTCAccttgccctgcagctgctgcgtTTCGCTGACATGGTCCTGGTAGCTGGCCTGCACGCGTGCCTGCACCGCTGCCATCTCCTGCTCGcgggccagcagctgctccttcagCTTGCCCTCCACGGCCGTCGCCTTGGCCCGCTCGGCCGCCAGCTCCTTCGAGGAGAGAAGCCACCCGGTCAGTTTCAGCGCAGGAACTCCCCTGCTTTAAGGGGACTCGAAACAAGTGGCCTCCTGGCTCAGAAGACTTTAAGAAGTGTAACCCTTTCGGCGCTGCCCCCAGGCCCAGCTACACCCTTCCGCACTTCCATTTCCTCCTGCATTAAGCTTTGGGCTCAGTGGCCACTGGATGCCACTGTTGTTCCACACTGGGCCAGCTAAGAGACAGGAGTGACAGCCTGGAATTTTATTCCCCTCCCCGGCCCCAGGATCAATATCATCACATCAAGTTTGGggcaaagcaggaaaacaaaaaaaagaaaacacccccacaaaccaaacacaccccccctccgccccctgCCAAGGCAGGGGTGCTCTCTTGGCCGGCTGGGTGATGCCGTGCCGCTGCCCGGGGCTGCCTGCACAGGCCGGGGCTTAGCACAGCACTCAGTGCACAGGGTGGCTTcgccctctcctctcctgcctgcaggcagatggacctgctgcagcagggtcctggcggctgcggggcaggaggtgctgagcacGACGCGCCGGGGGTCCCTTCTGACTTCAACACCCAACGAGAGGTGGAGGCAAGGGGCTGAGCCAGGCAAGGGGGCTGTAAAGAGCACCAGGCTCCTTAAAAAGGGGCTGATCAACACCTTCTCAGCTCAGGGGCTCTGCCAAGAGATGAGAAGGGCTTTACTGTCCTCcggaaagcagcagaaagctgcagtctCTTACGGGCACGGCTTTAGCCCCCTCCAGCTGCGGCTGCCCAACAGGGCACGTGCCTCCCCGGGCTGGATCAGGCCCAGGAGAGGAGCTCAGGTGGGCATCTCCTCCCCTTTTtggggagaaaacagcaaatggatGAAGGGCCCAGAGAACCCCTGGGCTTCACCTCCAAGGGCGGGTAAGACGCGGGGAGAGGGAGGCACACGGCGAGCCGTGAGGCGCAGAGCCCGTGCCAGGGGTGCCGGGAGGGCTGCGCGGCACTTACCTggctcagctcctccaccttgtTTCTGGCAgcggctgcagcctcctgcttgGTGGcgagctgcttctccttctcctccagctggcGTTTCAGGACAGTGACAGGGTCACCCTTCTGCTTGGCCTGCCGGCGCAGGGTGGCACATCAGCGGGGACCACCACCTCCGCATCCAACCCCTCCACCCCACACGCACAGGGTcctgccctctgccccagggaaaATTCAGCTCCTGTCTCTAAGGCTGCCCCTCGGGGGACAGCCTGCCCGAAAACGGGCTGCCTTCACCCCTCCGCACCCCCGGAGGCTTGGCCCAGCCCTGGTGGACGCGACGCTGCTGGCAGCCCTACCGCGTGCCAGGTGTCCTGGACGATGCCCGCTTTCTCCGTCAGGATCTCGATGAGCCGCTGGGCCTCCCCCTCGCCGAACACCGTGCTGCTGACCGTGGACACGAGCGTCTTGTAGGGCAGGTGGAGGGGCCCATCCGAGTCCgcaggtgctggggaggagagaggaggggttGGGAGCGCTCGAGCCAACGGCAGGGCTGAGTAGCATCGCCTCAGTTGACTTCAACCCCATAACTGCCGTTTCACGCCAGCAACCGCCCAGATGTCCACAGCCAAGTTTGATACCTCTCTAACTGAAAGCAATGTGACGAGCGCTGGGGACGGCGCTCACCACAGACAAGCGTTCCCTGAGccagctgccacctctgcctggctctgctaCTGCTCCTGCCGCCCTGCCACCGCCCTCCATCACACTGATCGATTCCAGACGGAGCTGGGCACGCTTTGCTAAAGCCAGGGAGCAGAGACGTGGTGGGCATCAGAAGCTGGACTCCATCGTGACACAGCCTCGCTGGGGGACTGTCGCTCCACGCAGCGGTGCCAGTGATGCAGAGCAGCAAGGTCGTCTCCTGCCTTTCACCAGGCAGGTTCGTTCCAGCTCTTTGCTAAGGGAATGAGATGACTCCAGCCCTTCTCCGATCCCTCTGCCGGCTTACCCGACGGGGATATATGCAGAGGAACTTGGCCTTACCTGGCTCGCTCTTCTTCTTGGATGCAGCCACCTTCTTGACAGGTCCATTATGCTTCTGCTCCTCA
The genomic region above belongs to Falco peregrinus isolate bFalPer1 unplaced genomic scaffold, bFalPer1.pri scaffold_35, whole genome shotgun sequence and contains:
- the LOC129783343 gene encoding ribosome-binding protein 1-like, translated to MDVCDPQMPNVVLFGGLMVVSAIGIFLVFTFMEKVLRPSEEALAKQGKGLKKTQQKEKEKKKKEEAVEKKGKGKKNQEKPNGQVPEAHQSAPMVSSVTIKKSNVLPAHEEQKHNGPVKKVAASKKKSEPAPADSDGPLHLPYKTLVSTVSSTVFGEGEAQRLIEILTEKAGIVQDTWHAAKQKGDPVTVLKRQLEEKEKQLATKQEAAAAARNKVEELSQELAAERAKATAVEGKLKEQLLAREQEMAAVQARVQASYQDHVSETQQLQGKIRTLQEQLENGPDTQLARLQQENSILSDAFCQIRSQMESK